In Muribaculum gordoncarteri, the genomic window GCCCGATTTCAAGGTTGTCAACGAGCCCGGAGTCATCGTGACAGGAGAGGACCAGCAGCTTCGCAAAGCCGTCGAAGAACTCCTGAAGGAAATCGACGCAAAATAACGACAAACTTCATTATCTTTACATCGCCTCCGATGTGTCGACTGACATTCGGAGGCGATGCTATTTTATACCTGCTCCTGCGGTTGTCGTGTCATGTATAGGTCAGAGCATAAAAAGAACTGCACCCCAAAGTCCTTGTATCGGACTTTGGGGTGCAGTTTATCATGACACTGACTCGCCGTTTATCAAGTCAGTAAAAATAATGTACTATTCTTCAATTTCCCAGAAAGGAACGTTTACAAGCTTGACGCCAAACTTCAGGTTGCTGTAGGGAGGAATCGAGCCTGAACCCGATGCTCCGTAAGCCGACTGGTAAGGAATCAGCACCTCCACCGAGTCGCCTACATGCATCTCCTGAAGGAGAATGGTCCATCCGGCAATCACACGACCCACCTTTGTGCGGAAAATCGAATCGCCGTAGTCGGCCATAAGCGTATAACTTGAGTCAAACGGCTCATCGTTATAAAGTCGTCCGATATACTTGACATCGACCGTCGAAGTGTAGTAAGGCTTCAGATTGCCCTGTGTGAGCTTGCGGTCGTTAAACCAGTGTGCAAGCACATATTGGCCTTTGTCGTAATCGGGGCGAATAGTATCATAATATCGAGTACCGTCAGGATTGAGGCGCTTTCCCTGCTCGGTAAGCCAGGCATTGTTGGTGTTGCGCCACTCCTTGTACTCATTCCAGTTTTCATCTTCCTCACTGCAAGAAATGAATCCCACTACGAGTCCGATAAATAAAAATATCAGAGGTAATTTTTTCATTGAAAATAATTGGTGTTATCGCTTTAGAACTGGACGGTGGGAGCCTGCTCGGCACCGGCAGCCGCCTTGAACTGGGGCTTGGGGTCAAATCCGAACCATCCGGCATAAATATTTGTAGGGAACTTCTTTATCGATGTGTTGTAGTCCTTGACCGATTCAGTGTAGCGTCCGCGAGCTGTAGTAATGCGATTTTCGGTTCCCTCAAGCTGCACTTGTAGGTCACGGAAATTCTCATTTGCCTTCAGGTCGGGATAGGCTTCGGTAACGGCGAGCAACGACTTCAGCGCACCGGTAAGCTCGTTCTGAGCCTCCTGGAAACGCGCAAGAGTTTCCTCGTTCAGGTCATTTACATCGATGTTGACCGATGTAGCCTTGGCACGCGCCTCGGTCACCTTGGTGAAGGTTTCCTGCTCGTGTGCGGCATAGCCCTTTACGGTGGCCACGAGGTTAGGTATGAGGTCGGCACGACGCTGATACTGGTTTTCCACTTCAGCCCAACTCTGATCGACACTCTGCTGCTTGTCAACGAGTGAGTTGTAGTTGCACGACGAGAGGCCGAGCACGCAAGCGGCTCCGACAACCATGAATTTAAGTCTGCTAAGATTCATAAGGAGGGGGTTTTAGTAAATGTAAGTTTATGTTCATGCACTCTTTAACCGAGCTTGCGGAGGAGAGCATTCATGCTCACATTGTCGTGAATCAGTCGATGCAGGTCGTCGATGTTGACGCGCTTCTGCTCCATGGAGTCACGCTCACGCAGTGTCACGGTGTTGTCCTCAAGTGTCTGATGGTCCACTGTCACGCAGTAGGGAGTACCAATGGCATCCTGACGACGATAACGCTTTCCGATTGAATCCTTCTCCTCATAGTGGGTCGGGAAGTCAAACTTGAGGTCATTGACAATCTCACGCGCCTTTTCGGGAAGACCGTCCTTGCGTACAAGGGGCATAACGGCACACTTCACCGGAGCCAAAGCGGCGGGCAGATGCAGCACCACGCGGGTGTCGCCGCCTTCAAGCTGCTGCTCCTCGTAGCTTGAACAGAGCACCGAAAGGAACATGCGGTCGACGCCAATAGATGTTTCTATAACGTAAGGAGTGTAACTTTCGTTTAATTCGGGGTCGAAGTATTGTATTTTTTTGCCCGAGAACTTCTCGTGCTGCGACAAGTCGAAGTTGGTGCGTGAGTGGATTCCCTCAACCTCCTTGAAACCGAAGGGCATCTCAAACTCGATGTCGGTAGCGGCGTTGGCATAGTGGGCAAGCTTCTCGTGATCGTGGTAACGGTACTTGTGATCGCCAAGACCGAGAGCCTTGTGCCACTTCAAGCGTGTTTCCTTCCACTTTGAGAACCATTCGAGCTCCTGACCGGGACGCACAAAGAACTGCATCTCCATCTGCTCAAACTCACGCATGCGGAATATGAACTGACGGGCTACAATCTCGTTACGGAAAGCCTTACCTATCTGGGCGATACCAAACGGGATGCGCATGCGGCCTGTCTTCTGCACGTTAAGGTAGTTTACAAATATACCCTGAGCGGTTTCGGGACGCAGATACACTGTCATTGCACCTTCGGCGGTAGAACCCATCTCGGTGCGGAACATCAGGTTGAACTGACGCACCTCGGTCCAGTTCTTGGTTCCCGAAATGGGATCGACAATCTCCTGGTCGATTATTATCTGGCGCAGCTCATCAAGATCGTTGTCGTTCATTGCCTTGGCGAAACGCTCATGCAGCGCGTTACGCTTTGCCACATGTTCCTGTACGCGGGGATTGGTCTCGCGGAAAAGAGCTTCATCGAAATTCTCGCCGAAACGCTTGCGAGCCTTTGCGACTTCCTTCTCAATCTTGTCGTCCATCTTGGCAATCTCCTCCTCTATCAGCACATCGGCGCGATAACGCTTCTTGGAGTCGCGATTGTCAATCAACGGGTCGTTGAATGCGTCAACGTGTCCCGACGCTTTCCATATCGTAGGGTGCATGAAGATAGCCGAGTCGATGCCCACGATGTTTTCGTGAAGCAATGTCATGGCATCCCACCAATAACGCTTGATGTTATTCTTCAGCTCCACGCCGTTTTGACCGTAGTCGTAAACAGCCGAAAGTCCATCGTATATTTCGCTGGAAGGGAACACAAAGCCGTATTCTTTGGCATGTGATACAATCTTCTTGAATGAGTCTTCTTGTTGTGCCATCTTATTTATGTTATTAATCAATGATTTTCAGCTGGCAAAGATACACAAAAATGCTTGAATCGACAAAATTTCAATCGCTACACAGCGTCATTCCATCGCCGAAATTAAAGAATTATACCTTTACAAGGGCTCATTTGCGATTTTTTTAGTATTTTTGTAGGAATGCATGACATGCATAAAGTTTTACTCTCGAAATCATTATCACCAAATGAGCGACGAAACATATACTCCCGACGACGCCGAAGAAACGATGCCTGACGAAGGCGTCACCTCATCCCACGGCAAGCAATGCATCACAGTCGACACATCCAACGACATCGTGCGCCATCAGCTGCGTGGAATGTACCAAAGCTGGTTTCTCGACTATGCTTCCTACGTTATACTTGAACGTGCCGTACCCCACATAACCGACGGTCTGAAGCCCGTACAGCGACGCATCCTGCACTCGATGAAGACACTCGACGACGGACGCTTCAACAAGGTGGCCAACATCGTGGGCAACACCATGCAGTATCACCCTCACGGCGACCAGTCGATCAACGACGCGCTCGTTCAGCTCGGACAGAAGGAGCTGCTCGTGGAAACCCAGGGTAACTGGGGTAACGTGCTCACCGGAGCTTCGGCTGCGGCAGGGCGTTACATAGAGGCGCGGCTCTCGCCTTTCGCTCTTGAGGTGTTGTACAATGCCAAGACCACCGACTGGACGGTGTCCTACGACGGACGCAAGCCCGAGCCCGTGACATTGCCGGCAAAGTTCCCGCTGCTGCTCGTGCAGGGAGTCGAGGGAATCGCCGTGGGACTGTCGTCGAAAATCCTGCCCCACAACTTCAACGAGATAATCGACGCGGCAATCGCCTATCTGCGCGAAGAGCCGTTTACGCTCTATCCCGACTTCGTGACGGGAGGATTCCTCGATGTCACCAAGTACAACGACGGAGAGAGAGGCGGCTCGGTGAAGATAAGAGCCAAAATCGAGAAAATCGACAACCGCACGCTCGCCATTACCGAAATACCCTTCGGCAAGACCACCGGCACCATAAGCGACTCGATAATCCGTGCGGCCGAGAAGGGCAAAATCAAGGTGCGCAAGGTCGAGGACATGACCTCGGAAAATGCGCTAATCCTTGTTCATCTGCTTCCCGGCACATCATCGGACAAAGCCATCGACGCGCTATACGCCTTCACCGACTGCGAGCTCAGCATATCGCCCAACTGCTGCGTCATCTCGGATAAGAAACCTCACTTCCTCGGCGTAAGCGATGTGTTGCGTCACAGCGTCGACACTACAAAGAATCTGCTTAAGCGCGAACTTGAGATACAGCGCGGTGAAATCGAGGAGAACCTTCACTTTGCATCGCTCGAACGCATATTCATCGAGGAGCGCATCTACAAGGACAAGGAATTTGAGGAGGGTGAATCGATGGACGATGTGTTGCTACACATCGAAAAGCGACTTGAGCCCTTCACCAAGTCGTTGATTCGTGACATTACCCGCGACGACCTGCTCAAGCTCATGGAAATCAAGATGAAGCGCATCTTGAAGTTCAACAGCGAGGAGGCCGACCGGCTGATTGCATCCTACAAGGAACGCATAGCCGCCATCAACGATCATCTCGCCCACCTTGTCGACTACACCATAGCATGGTACACCTCGCTCAAGGAAAAATACGGCGACGCCTACCCGCGACGCACCGTGATACGCGGATTTGACAACATCGAGGCCGCAAAGGTGGCCGAAGCCAACGAGCGACTCTACATCAACCGCGAGGAGGGTTTCATAGGCACATCGCTTAAAAAGGACGAATATGTGTGCAACTGCTCCGACATCGACGACATAATCATATTCTATAAGGACGGAAAGTACAAGATCGTCAAGGTGCAGGAGAAGATGTTCATTGGCAAGAACGTGCTCTATGTCAACGTGTTCAAGCGCAACGACCAGCGCACTATATACAATGTAATATATCAGAACGGAAAGGGCGGCATCTATTATATGAAGCGATTTGCCGTAACGGGCATTACGCGCGACAAGGAATATGACCTGACGCAGGGACTGCCCGGCTCAAAGGTAATGTGGTTCACCGCCAATCCCAACGGCGAGGCCGAAGTGGTGAAGGTAATACTGAAGCCCAAGCAACGCCTGAAGACACTGCAGTTTGATGTCGACTTCAGCGAACTCACCATAAAGGGAAAGCAGTCGCAAGGCAACATCGTCACGAAGAACGAAGTACACCGATTTTCGCTTAAAGAGAAAGGCGCATCAACGCTTGGAGGCCGCGAAGTGTGGTTTGACCCCGACATATTGCGACTCAACTACGAGAAACGAGGCACATTCCTCGGCGAGTTTGCAGGCAACGACCAGATACTCGTAGTGCTGAAGAGCGGCGAATACTACATGTCGACATTCGACGCCACCAACCATTACGAGGACAACATCCTGCGCATAGAGAAGTATCGCCCCGGGCATGTGTGGACGGCCGTGCTTTACGATGCCGACCAAGGCTACC contains:
- a CDS encoding DNA gyrase/topoisomerase IV subunit A, which codes for MPDEGVTSSHGKQCITVDTSNDIVRHQLRGMYQSWFLDYASYVILERAVPHITDGLKPVQRRILHSMKTLDDGRFNKVANIVGNTMQYHPHGDQSINDALVQLGQKELLVETQGNWGNVLTGASAAAGRYIEARLSPFALEVLYNAKTTDWTVSYDGRKPEPVTLPAKFPLLLVQGVEGIAVGLSSKILPHNFNEIIDAAIAYLREEPFTLYPDFVTGGFLDVTKYNDGERGGSVKIRAKIEKIDNRTLAITEIPFGKTTGTISDSIIRAAEKGKIKVRKVEDMTSENALILVHLLPGTSSDKAIDALYAFTDCELSISPNCCVISDKKPHFLGVSDVLRHSVDTTKNLLKRELEIQRGEIEENLHFASLERIFIEERIYKDKEFEEGESMDDVLLHIEKRLEPFTKSLIRDITRDDLLKLMEIKMKRILKFNSEEADRLIASYKERIAAINDHLAHLVDYTIAWYTSLKEKYGDAYPRRTVIRGFDNIEAAKVAEANERLYINREEGFIGTSLKKDEYVCNCSDIDDIIIFYKDGKYKIVKVQEKMFIGKNVLYVNVFKRNDQRTIYNVIYQNGKGGIYYMKRFAVTGITRDKEYDLTQGLPGSKVMWFTANPNGEAEVVKVILKPKQRLKTLQFDVDFSELTIKGKQSQGNIVTKNEVHRFSLKEKGASTLGGREVWFDPDILRLNYEKRGTFLGEFAGNDQILVVLKSGEYYMSTFDATNHYEDNILRIEKYRPGHVWTAVLYDADQGYPYLKRFTFEPTNKRTRFIGDNEKSRLLLLSDAEGCRLCVTFGGGDEFRGSMEVDAVDFIAVKSYKAKGKRLTTYEVASITELEPREVDLHDEEPPAPDDDNDAPVEPERSDDEVRDEINGQQRIF
- a CDS encoding LemA family protein, coding for MNLSRLKFMVVGAACVLGLSSCNYNSLVDKQQSVDQSWAEVENQYQRRADLIPNLVATVKGYAAHEQETFTKVTEARAKATSVNIDVNDLNEETLARFQEAQNELTGALKSLLAVTEAYPDLKANENFRDLQVQLEGTENRITTARGRYTESVKDYNTSIKKFPTNIYAGWFGFDPKPQFKAAAGAEQAPTVQF
- a CDS encoding FKBP-type peptidyl-prolyl cis-trans isomerase, whose amino-acid sequence is MKKLPLIFLFIGLVVGFISCSEEDENWNEYKEWRNTNNAWLTEQGKRLNPDGTRYYDTIRPDYDKGQYVLAHWFNDRKLTQGNLKPYYTSTVDVKYIGRLYNDEPFDSSYTLMADYGDSIFRTKVGRVIAGWTILLQEMHVGDSVEVLIPYQSAYGASGSGSIPPYSNLKFGVKLVNVPFWEIEE
- a CDS encoding glycine--tRNA ligase, producing MAQQEDSFKKIVSHAKEYGFVFPSSEIYDGLSAVYDYGQNGVELKNNIKRYWWDAMTLLHENIVGIDSAIFMHPTIWKASGHVDAFNDPLIDNRDSKKRYRADVLIEEEIAKMDDKIEKEVAKARKRFGENFDEALFRETNPRVQEHVAKRNALHERFAKAMNDNDLDELRQIIIDQEIVDPISGTKNWTEVRQFNLMFRTEMGSTAEGAMTVYLRPETAQGIFVNYLNVQKTGRMRIPFGIAQIGKAFRNEIVARQFIFRMREFEQMEMQFFVRPGQELEWFSKWKETRLKWHKALGLGDHKYRYHDHEKLAHYANAATDIEFEMPFGFKEVEGIHSRTNFDLSQHEKFSGKKIQYFDPELNESYTPYVIETSIGVDRMFLSVLCSSYEEQQLEGGDTRVVLHLPAALAPVKCAVMPLVRKDGLPEKAREIVNDLKFDFPTHYEEKDSIGKRYRRQDAIGTPYCVTVDHQTLEDNTVTLRERDSMEQKRVNIDDLHRLIHDNVSMNALLRKLG